In Planococcus shixiaomingii, the DNA window TTCGGTATAAAAACCGCTTACCACAGAACGCCCTTTTTTCGGCACTTCGAAACGCGTCGGCATATTGGTTTTGAAGCGGTATAAGACCGATTCTTTTGCCATGCCCAAAATTTCATCGTACGGGCCAGTCATTCCGACATCCGAGATGTATGCTGTACCCTGCGGCAAAATGCGGGCATCTGCCGTTTGAACATGCGTATGCGTTCCAACAACTACAGAAGCGCGTCCGTCCAAATGCCAGCCCATCGCAATTTTTTCACTGGTCGCTTCAGCGTGGAAATCAACAAAGACGAGCGGCGAGATAGCTTTTGCTTCTTCGATCAATGCGTCCACCGTTTTGAACGGATCTTCATGCGGCGGCAAGAACACGCGGCCATGCAAATTAATGACGGACAAGGTCTGGCCATTCTTCGTCACAGTCGCCATTCCGCGGCCAGGTGCTTCATCTGAAAAGTTTGCCGGACGGATCAAATAGTCCACTTCGTCGATAAAGTCGAAAATTTCT includes these proteins:
- a CDS encoding TIGR00282 family metallophosphoesterase, with protein sequence MKILFIGDIVGSIGRDALESYLPRLKRKYAPDVVIANGENAAAGRGITKSIYQDLLFMGVDMVTMGNHTWDQKEIFDFIDEVDYLIRPANFSDEAPGRGMATVTKNGQTLSVINLHGRVFLPPHEDPFKTVDALIEEAKAISPLVFVDFHAEATSEKIAMGWHLDGRASVVVGTHTHVQTADARILPQGTAYISDVGMTGPYDEILGMAKESVLYRFKTNMPTRFEVPKKGRSVVSGFYTEVDDQTGKATAFERIYINDDYPFES